ACGAGGCACGCCGCGAGATCGTCCGGGTGGGCACGAGCCTGTTCGCCCGCGGTTACGTCCACGCCAGCGCCGGCAACATCAGCGCCAAGGTCGGCGACGGCCACCTGATCACGCCGACCGACGCCGCCCTGGGCTTCCTCGAACCCGACCGTCTCGCGCTGGTCGACGCCGGGGGCGAGCAGATCGCGGGCGACCGTGCCAGCAAGACCCTGACACTCCACCGCCGTATCTACGCCGCCGACCCCACGGCCCGCTTCGTCATCCACACCCACTCCACGCACCTGGTCGGGCTCACCCTGTCCAGCGTGTGGAGCCAGGACGACGTACTCCCGCCCATCACGCCGTACTACGTGATGAAGGTCGGCCACGTCCCGCTCATCCCCTACCACCGGCCCGGCGATCCGCGCGTGGCCGACCTGGTGACCGCCCGCATCGCCGACCGGGCGGCGAGCGGTACGCCGATCAGGGCCGTCCTGCTCGACCGGCTGGGCCCTGTGGTCTGGGGCCCGGACGCGGCCGGCGCCCTCGCCGTCCTCGAAGAACTCGAGGAGACGGCACGCCTCTGGCTCCTGACCGACCGTCAGCCCGAGCCACTCCCCGCCCCCGCTCTCGACGAACTGAGGTCCACGTTCGGCGCCGCTTGGTGATCAGCTCCCCGCTCTGTCAGAGAAACCCCTGAGCCGCAAGAAGGTCAACGTCATGTCAATGTCGACAGCGACGGCCGAGGCCCCCGACCTCGCCCGCGAGAACGCCGTCTTCCGCAAGGTCGTACGGCGTATCGTCCCCTTCCTCATCCTCTGTTATGTCGTCTCCTACCTGGACCGGGTCAACGTCGGCTTCGCCAAGCTGCAGATGTCCGACGACCTCGCGTTCAGCGAGGCGGCGTACGGCCTCGGTGCCGGTCTGTTCTTCATCGGGTACTTCCTCTTCGAGGTCCCCTCGAACCTGATACTCCAGCGGGTCGGCGCCCGCACTTGGATCGCCCGGATCATGATCAGCTGGGGCCTGGTGTCGGCGGCGTTCGTGTTCGTCAACAACGAGGCGACGTTCTACGTGCTCAGGTTCCTCCTCGGCGCCGCGGAGGCCGGGTTCTACCCCGGCGTGATCCTGTACTGCACCTACTGGTTCCCGTCGCACCGCCGTGCCCGCGTCATCGCGATGTTCATGTCGGCCATCCCCGTGGCCGGTATCTTCGGCAACCCGCTCTCCGGCTGGATCTTGGACCGGTTCGACGGGGTGAGCGGCTGGCACGGCTGGCAGTGGATGTTCCTGCTCGAGGCCATCCCCGCGCTCATCATCGGCGTGCTGACGCTGTTCTACCTGGACAACGGCGTGCGTGACGCGAAGTGGCTCTCCGACGAGGAGAAGACCGTCGTCGAGCGGGCGCTCGCCGAGGACACCGCGCACCAGACGGTGCACGGCAAGGTCTGGGACGCCTTCCGCGAGCCCAAGGTGTGGCTGCTGTGCCTCGTCTACTTCTGCTTCGTGATGGGCCAGTACGCCCTGACGTTCTGGATGCCCACCTTCGTCGAGTCCACCGGCATCGAGGGCAACCTCGCGATCGGTGTCCTCAGTGCCGTGCCTTTCCTGACCGCGCTCGTCGCGATGAACCTGTTCGGCCGCTCGGCGGACAAGCACCGCGAACGCCGCTGGCACCTGGTCATCCCGAGCCTCATGGGCGCCGTCGGGTTCACGCTGGCAGCCTCCTGGTCCGGCTCGACCGTGCTGTCCCTGATCGCGCTGTCCTTCGCCGCGGCCGGCGTACTGACCTGCGCACCGCTGTTCTGGTCGCTGCCCACCGCGTTCCTGGGCGGCGCCGCCGCCGCGGCCGGCCTTGCCGTGATCAACTCGGTGGGCAACCTCGCCGGCTTCGTCAGCCCGTACATGATCGGCGCGGTCAAGGACGCCACGGGCTCGTCGTCGGTCCCGATGTACATCCTGGCGTTCAGCCTCGTCGTCGGTGCGGCCGTGGTGCTCACCACCAAGAAGGACGTCGTCAACCGCTGACCGGCGTCGGCAGCGGGACCGGACGCGCGATCCGGTCCCGCTGCGCACACAGGAGTTACAGGAGTCACCATGCCGAGGTTCGCAGCGAACCTGTCCATGATGTACACGGAGCACCCCTTCCTCGACCGCTTCGCCGCGGCCTCGGCGGACGGCTTCGAAGCCGTCGAGTACCTCTTCCCCTACGAGTACGACGCCACCGAGCTGCGCCGCCGGCTCGACGACCACGGCCTGCGGCAGGTGCTGTTCAACGCGCCTCCCGGAGCCTGGGACTCCGGTGAGCGCGGGATCGCCGCGCTGCCCGGACGCGAGAAGGAGGCGCGCTCCGGGATCGACCGGGCACTGGAGTACGCCGCGGCGCTGGGCTGTCCGCGGGTGCACATGATGGCCGGGCTGGTGCAGCCCGCCGCCACGCCCGCGGACGCGGCCCGGCACCGCGCGGCCTACCTGGCCAACCTCGCCTGGGCCGCGGAACGAGCCGCCGCAGCGGACGTGGACATCCTGATCGAGCCGATCAACGGCCGCGACATGCCGGGCTACTTCCTGACCCGGCAGGCCGAGGCCCACTCGGTGGTGCAGGAAGTCGGTGCCCCGAACCTCAAGGTCCAACTCGACCTCTACCACTGCCAGATCGTCGAGGGCGACCTCACGACGACCCTGCGCCGCGACGTACCGACGGGCCGGGTCGGCCATCTGCAGATCGCGGGGGTGCCCGACCGTCACGAACCCGACCGGGGCGAGCTGAATGCCCGTCACCTTTTCGACGTGATCGACGCGTTGGGCTTCGACGGGTGGATCGGCTGCGAATACCGCCCCCGTACCGGCACGAGCGAAGGTCTCGGCTGGCTGAACGACTACCGAGGAGACAACACATGAGGATTGTCATCACGGGTGGCTTCGGCTTCCTGGGACGGCAGGTCGCGGGCGCGCTGCTGGAGCGGCGGACGTTCCGTGGTGCCCCGATCGACCGGCTGGTGCTCGCCGACCGGTTCGTGGACGCCTCGTCGCAGCTGGCGGGCGACCCGCTCGTGGACATCGTGCAGGGCGATCTGACCGACCGCCTCGACGAGCTGTTCGCCGAGCCGGTGGACGTGGTGATCCACCTCGCCTCCGCCGTGTCGGCCGAGTGCGAGGCCGACTTCGACCTCGGCATGAGCGCCAACCTGGACACGACCCGAGCGCTGCTCGAAGCCGCCCGGGCCCAGTCCGCCGCCGGCGGTCCGCTGCCGCGCGTGGTGTTCTCCAGCAGCGTCGCGGTCTACGGCAGCGACCCGGCGCTGCCGCTGCCGCCGGTGGTCAGCGAGGCGACCCTGCCGACGCCGCGGTCGAGCTACGGCATTCAGAAGTTCGTCTGCGAACAGCTGGTCGCCGAATACACCCGCCGCGGCTTCGTCGACGGACGTGTCACCCGTCTGATGACCGTGTCGGTCCGACCGGGCAAGCCGAACGCGGCCGCGTCCGGCTTCCTGTCCGGCATCATCCGCGAGCCCCTCGCGGGCCTGCCGGCCGTCTGCCCGGTCGATCCCGCCCTGCGGGTGGCCCTGGCCTCACCGCGGCGCACGGTCGAGGGAATCCTCCGCGTCGCGGAGCTCGAGCGCGGCGACGGCCCGGGCCTGCTCGACGGCAATATCCCGGTCAACCTTCCGGCGCTCACGGTCTCGGTCGCCGAGATGCTGGACACACTGCGGCGCGTGGCCGGCGACGCCGTCGCCGACCTGGTGACGATCACGCCCGATCCCGGCGTCGAGGCCATCGTCGGCTCCTGGCCCGCCGCCTTCGACAACGCGCGCGCCGCGGCGCTCGGGCTCGAACCCGACCCGAGCTTCGAGTCGGTGGTACGGGACTACCTCGCCGACCATGCCGACGCGGTCGCGGCCGCCGAACCGCTCGCCACGGGGCGCCCGAACTCGGACCGATAGACTGAAGACCATGTTTTCCAAGGTGAGCGGTCCCGTGCGGCTCACGGACCGGGTCGCCGCGATACTCGCGGCGGAGATCGAGTCCGGGCGGCTGGCCGAGGGCGACAAGCTGCCGACCGAGGTGGAGCTGGTCAAGCAGCTCGGCGTCAGCCGCACGGTCGTCCGCGAGGCCGTCTCGCGGCTCCGTACCGCGGGCCTGGTCGAGCCACGCCAGGGCCTCGGTGTGTTCGTCCTGCCGCGGCGCACGCGACCGCTCGACCTCGAGGGCGAGTCCGCCGACACCAAGTCCAAGGTGCTGCAGATCGTGGAGGTCCGCTCCGCCATGGAGGGCGAGGCGGCCTCCCTCGCGGCCATCCGCGCCACGCCGGCCGCCCTCTCGCGTATGCATCAGGCCCTGGACGCGATCGACGCGGCGGTCGCGTCCGGCGGCGACGGCGTGGACGAGGATCTCGCCTTCCACCGGTCGATCGCCGAGTCGACGGGCAACGCCGTGCTGGTCTCGACGGTGCGGTACCTCGGCGAGGTGGCGCGCAGCGGGATCCGCGTCACCCGTGCGAACGAGGCGCGCCGCTGCGACTTCATCGAAGCGGTCCGGCTG
This genomic interval from Streptomyces dengpaensis contains the following:
- a CDS encoding aldolase — encoded protein: MSRPLDSTSVDEARREIVRVGTSLFARGYVHASAGNISAKVGDGHLITPTDAALGFLEPDRLALVDAGGEQIAGDRASKTLTLHRRIYAADPTARFVIHTHSTHLVGLTLSSVWSQDDVLPPITPYYVMKVGHVPLIPYHRPGDPRVADLVTARIADRAASGTPIRAVLLDRLGPVVWGPDAAGALAVLEELEETARLWLLTDRQPEPLPAPALDELRSTFGAAW
- a CDS encoding MFS transporter yields the protein MSTATAEAPDLARENAVFRKVVRRIVPFLILCYVVSYLDRVNVGFAKLQMSDDLAFSEAAYGLGAGLFFIGYFLFEVPSNLILQRVGARTWIARIMISWGLVSAAFVFVNNEATFYVLRFLLGAAEAGFYPGVILYCTYWFPSHRRARVIAMFMSAIPVAGIFGNPLSGWILDRFDGVSGWHGWQWMFLLEAIPALIIGVLTLFYLDNGVRDAKWLSDEEKTVVERALAEDTAHQTVHGKVWDAFREPKVWLLCLVYFCFVMGQYALTFWMPTFVESTGIEGNLAIGVLSAVPFLTALVAMNLFGRSADKHRERRWHLVIPSLMGAVGFTLAASWSGSTVLSLIALSFAAAGVLTCAPLFWSLPTAFLGGAAAAAGLAVINSVGNLAGFVSPYMIGAVKDATGSSSVPMYILAFSLVVGAAVVLTTKKDVVNR
- the otnI gene encoding 2-oxo-tetronate isomerase, with translation MPRFAANLSMMYTEHPFLDRFAAASADGFEAVEYLFPYEYDATELRRRLDDHGLRQVLFNAPPGAWDSGERGIAALPGREKEARSGIDRALEYAAALGCPRVHMMAGLVQPAATPADAARHRAAYLANLAWAAERAAAADVDILIEPINGRDMPGYFLTRQAEAHSVVQEVGAPNLKVQLDLYHCQIVEGDLTTTLRRDVPTGRVGHLQIAGVPDRHEPDRGELNARHLFDVIDALGFDGWIGCEYRPRTGTSEGLGWLNDYRGDNT
- the denD gene encoding D-erythronate dehydrogenase → MRIVITGGFGFLGRQVAGALLERRTFRGAPIDRLVLADRFVDASSQLAGDPLVDIVQGDLTDRLDELFAEPVDVVIHLASAVSAECEADFDLGMSANLDTTRALLEAARAQSAAGGPLPRVVFSSSVAVYGSDPALPLPPVVSEATLPTPRSSYGIQKFVCEQLVAEYTRRGFVDGRVTRLMTVSVRPGKPNAAASGFLSGIIREPLAGLPAVCPVDPALRVALASPRRTVEGILRVAELERGDGPGLLDGNIPVNLPALTVSVAEMLDTLRRVAGDAVADLVTITPDPGVEAIVGSWPAAFDNARAAALGLEPDPSFESVVRDYLADHADAVAAAEPLATGRPNSDR
- a CDS encoding FadR/GntR family transcriptional regulator, encoding MFSKVSGPVRLTDRVAAILAAEIESGRLAEGDKLPTEVELVKQLGVSRTVVREAVSRLRTAGLVEPRQGLGVFVLPRRTRPLDLEGESADTKSKVLQIVEVRSAMEGEAASLAAIRATPAALSRMHQALDAIDAAVASGGDGVDEDLAFHRSIAESTGNAVLVSTVRYLGEVARSGIRVTRANEARRCDFIEAVRLEHHAILAAIESGDPEAARAAARSHMKHAASRLQDADDSFWTETEDLDVDLDTTP